The segment CTCTTTACCACAGCAGCTTGAGGCGGTTTGAAGCCTGCTCCTGCAAGCCGGCTTCGAGGGGCCAAACCCTCATCTTCTGTGCAGTTGCGCACATCTCAACTATATCGAGTGTGCTCGTGGCGCACGGACGTCTGCATGCCTGGTCTTGATTTTTTTCAGCAGGGTCATCCCATCTATGCCCGGCATCCTTACGTCACTGATGACAAGGGATATGTTTTCCCTGTCCATGAGTTGAAGGGCCTTTTGTCCACTGGGTGCGGACCATACACGGTAGCCTTCCTTGGCAAGGAGTATCTCCAGAAACTCCCTTAGGCTTTGGTCGTCATCAACTACCAGGATTTTGGGCCTGCCGTTACCCGGGCTATCCGTCGTCTCTGTGAAAAGATCTTCAGAATGCGAAGAACTCATATAAAACCTCCGTTGCGACCATTTACACACCTTGGTTGGCCAGCTACATGAGGAGTGGACAATTGCCCCTCGCCGTACTTATCGACAGAATTAAGAGAGATGTTAAGAGTAATCAGGCCGGATTTATGGAAGCAGCAGTCCCATGGGATCGAATACCGGGCGGCCGTCAACAAGAGTGAGAACGGCTTTGCCCTGGAGGTCTTTTCCCAGAAACGGGCTGTTGCAACTCAGGGAGTGAAGAGACTCACGCGTTAAGGTAAAACTCGCCTCCGGATCTATGATACATATATCTGCAGAATTTCCATACTTCAGGCTTCCACCCGGCACATCCAGGATCCTGGAGGGAGAAATGGACATGCATCTGATCATTTGAGACGCTGAAATGAAACCATCTCTTACAAGGTCCAGCGAGAGGGGTATTGCGGTTTCAAGGCCTATAATCCCGTTTGCAGCCATTTGGAACTCGCACTCCTTTTCAATGACGCTGTGGGGTGCGTGATCCGTAGCAATAACATCTATGGTGCCGTCAGCCAGCCCCTCGATAACTGCCAGGCGGTCCTCTTCGGTGCGGAGGGGCGGATACATCTTGGCAAGGGTGTTGTAACCAAGTACCGCCTCTTCTGTGAGACTGAAGTAATGCGGAGCAGTCTCTGCAGTGACCAGTACACCCCTGCTCTTTGCCTGGCGGATGATTTCAACCGAACCCTTCGTGCTCACATGGGCAATATGGATACGGCCCCCGGTCAGCTCAGCCAGTGCTATATCCCTGAATACGGCAATTTCTTCAGCCGCTGCCGGAATTCCCTTGAGGCCCAGAATAATAGATACCAGGCCCTCATTCATCATACCTCCCCTGGAGAGGTCGAGTTCCT is part of the Deltaproteobacteria bacterium genome and harbors:
- a CDS encoding dihydroorotase, with product MNAYLFRNARIIDPSRDTDFTGDLLIRDGIIAAAGQSLDVPQDARVLDLEGKWLVPGLLDMHVHLREPGEEYKETIESGTAAAVAGGFTAVACMPNTQPANDSAGITKFILEKARSSARARVYPIAAITVGQKGEQLTEFGDLLNAGAIAFSDDGLPVRNAAVMRHALEYARNFDALIISHSEELDLSRGGMMNEGLVSIILGLKGIPAAAEEIAVFRDIALAELTGGRIHIAHVSTKGSVEIIRQAKSRGVLVTAETAPHYFSLTEEAVLGYNTLAKMYPPLRTEEDRLAVIEGLADGTIDVIATDHAPHSVIEKECEFQMAANGIIGLETAIPLSLDLVRDGFISASQMIRCMSISPSRILDVPGGSLKYGNSADICIIDPEASFTLTRESLHSLSCNSPFLGKDLQGKAVLTLVDGRPVFDPMGLLLP